CGTGGCCACCGTCACGCTCAACCGGGCCGACCTGCACAATGCGCTGGACGATGAAACCATCAGCCTGCTGGCCGCCACGCTGGAAACCGTGGCCGAAGACAACACCATCCACGCCGTGGTGCTGACCGGCAGCGGCATCAGCTTTTCCGCCGGCCATGATCCGGATTGGCTGCGCCGGCTGTCGCAGTTTTCGGCCAGCGAACTGAACCGCTACGCGCAACAGACCGCGCAACTGCTGCATACGCTGGACACGCTGCCCAAGCCTACCGTGGCGAAAGTGCAAGGCTCGGCCTTCGGCCTGGGCGTGGCCCTGGTAGCCTGTTGCGACATCGCCATCGGCGTGTCGGAGGCGCTGTTCAGCTTGTCGGAAGTCCGCTTCGGCCAGATCCCGGCCTTGTCCACGCCCTACCTGATCCGGGCCATAGGCGAGCGCGCGGCGCGGCGCTATTGCATCACCGCGGAGCGCTTCAACGCCGGCAAGGCCAAGCGGCTGGGCCTGATCCATCAAGTGGTGGAAAACGACGAGATCGACGCGGCGGTGCGCCACATGCTGGGGCAATTGCTGCTCAACAGCCCCGCCGCGATGCGCGCGGCCAAGCACCTGATAGGCGAAATCGGCCACCAGGACATTTCCTTGCCGGTGATGCAGCGCTGCATCGAACACAGCCTGACCATGCGCATGAGCGAGGAAGGCCGCGAAGGCATCAATGCCTTGATCGAAATGCGCAAACCTGGCTGGATGGACTGAGGGCTGGCCCAAGCGGCTGCCGCGATGCGACAATAGCGCCCTTCCCATCCGCCGCCGCAGCCGCCATGTCCCACACTTTCTTCTGGCACGATTACGAAACCTTCGGCGCCGTGCCGCGCCAGGACCGCCCCTCGCAATTCGCCGGCATCCGCACCGATGCCGAGCTCAATGAAATCGGCGAGCCGGTGATGCTGTACTGCTCGCCCGCGCCGGACTACCTGCCGACGCTGCAAGCCTGCCTGCTGACCGGCATCACCCCGCAGCTGTGCGCCGAGCGCGGCGTCGCCGAGCATGAGTTCGCCGGCGTGATCGAACGCGAGCTGGCCACGCCCGGCACCATAGGCGTGGGCTACAATTCGCTGCGTTTCGACGATGAAGTCACCCGCTTTCTGTTCTGGCGCAATCTGATCGATCCCTATGCCCGCGAATGGCAGAACAACTGCGGCCGCTGGGATTTGCTGGACCTGGCGCGCGCCGCCTACGCGCTGCGGCCCGAGGGCATCAATTGGCCAAAACACGATGACGGCCGCCCCAGCTTCAAACTGGAGCACCTGTCCGCCGCCAACGGCCTGGAGCACGACGCCGCCCACGACGCCCTGTCCGACGTGCGCGCCACCATCGCGCTGGCCCGCTTGATCCGCCAACACCAGCCCAAGCTGTTCGACTTCTACCTGACGCTGCGCAAGAAAGACGCGGTCAAGGTTCAGCTGTCGCTGCACGACCCCAAGCCGGTGCTGCATGTTTCCGGCATGTACGGCCCGGAGCGCGGCAATCTGGCCGTCGTATGGCCCTTGGCCCAGCATCCGACCAATGGCAACGAGGTGATCGTCTGGGATCTGGCGCGCGATCCTTCCGAGCTGCGCGGCCTGTCGGCGGACGCCATCCGCCAGCGCATGTTCAGCCGGACAGAGGACTTGCCGGAAGGCCTGGAGCGGCTGCCGATCAAGACCATACACATCAACAAATCGCCCTTCGTCGTCGCCAATCTCAAGGCGCTGAGCGAGGACAAGGCCGCGCGCTGGGGCGTGGACTTCGCCGCCGTCCAGCGGCATGCGGACATCGCCAAAACCTTGCCTGACTTGAATTCGCTCTGGCGCAAGGTATATCAGCGCGAGGCCGGCGAACCGCAGGACGTGGATCAAAACCTGTACGGCGGTTTCGTTTCCAACAATGACCGCCGGGTCCTGCAGAAAATGCGCCGCCTGTCCGGACCGCAGCTGGCCGGCGAGATGGCGCTATTCGAAGACCCGCAGCTGGCTGAACTATTGTTCCGCTACCGCGCCCGCAACTTCCCCGACACCCTGGCCGCCGCGGAGAAACAACGCTGGCAAACCTTGTGCCGCAGCCGCGTGGAGGCCGGCATGCCAAGCTTTCTGCAGGAGTGGGAAACGCTGCAAGCCACCGAGCTGTCCGAAACGCAACAACAGCTGCTGCGGCAAGTCGCCGACTACGCCGACCAATTGCGGGCTTGATCCGCCTGAGCCGCCAGGCCGGCCTGGCGCGCGCCTTCGATTCCGGATGCCCCATCCAAGCAGGCATCCGGAATCGCCAAGGCAAATCCACCGCCC
The Chromobacterium sp. IIBBL 290-4 DNA segment above includes these coding regions:
- a CDS encoding enoyl-CoA hydratase-related protein, which gives rise to MKVESVLLSVDKQGVATVTLNRADLHNALDDETISLLAATLETVAEDNTIHAVVLTGSGISFSAGHDPDWLRRLSQFSASELNRYAQQTAQLLHTLDTLPKPTVAKVQGSAFGLGVALVACCDIAIGVSEALFSLSEVRFGQIPALSTPYLIRAIGERAARRYCITAERFNAGKAKRLGLIHQVVENDEIDAAVRHMLGQLLLNSPAAMRAAKHLIGEIGHQDISLPVMQRCIEHSLTMRMSEEGREGINALIEMRKPGWMD
- the sbcB gene encoding exodeoxyribonuclease I — protein: MSHTFFWHDYETFGAVPRQDRPSQFAGIRTDAELNEIGEPVMLYCSPAPDYLPTLQACLLTGITPQLCAERGVAEHEFAGVIERELATPGTIGVGYNSLRFDDEVTRFLFWRNLIDPYAREWQNNCGRWDLLDLARAAYALRPEGINWPKHDDGRPSFKLEHLSAANGLEHDAAHDALSDVRATIALARLIRQHQPKLFDFYLTLRKKDAVKVQLSLHDPKPVLHVSGMYGPERGNLAVVWPLAQHPTNGNEVIVWDLARDPSELRGLSADAIRQRMFSRTEDLPEGLERLPIKTIHINKSPFVVANLKALSEDKAARWGVDFAAVQRHADIAKTLPDLNSLWRKVYQREAGEPQDVDQNLYGGFVSNNDRRVLQKMRRLSGPQLAGEMALFEDPQLAELLFRYRARNFPDTLAAAEKQRWQTLCRSRVEAGMPSFLQEWETLQATELSETQQQLLRQVADYADQLRA